The Methanophagales archaeon DNA segment CTTTATAAAAGAGCTGAAGCGGAAGGTGGAGAAGCTCAGTGAGCTTATAAAAGAGGAGAATCTATCACCTCTGGAGCAGGAGTTCGTATGGCTATTCATAGAGGATTATCCAGAGTCCCAGATAAGGGATATGTTACACCTGGATGAAGAGGAGATGCAGGAGATAAAGAAGAAACTCCACTTGAGTTGATCCCTGATCTGATTTGTTTTCATTTGATCTAACTAATATGAATAAGAGAAGAAGTTGATGAATCGAGACTCATCGGCGTCGAATAAGCCTTTATCGCTGAGTTTCAATTTCGGAATCACGAGTAACGCCATGAACGAGAGAGTCATGAGGGGTGCGCTTAATGAAGACCCCAATGCCTTTGCCATTGAATCTATTTCTCTGTATCTCGTGGCAACCATGGAATAATCCCAGGTACTCATGAGACCACCGATGGGTAGAGGCAGAATCAGTCTCTTGCTCCCTGATACGGCACTTATCCCTCCTTTATTCTCTATTATCAGATTCACCGCCCTGCATATATCATCATCACTAACTCCAACGGCAATGATGTTATGGGAGTCATGAGCGACGCTGGAGGCAATTGCGCCTTCTTTCAGTCCGAAATTCCTGACGAACCCTATTGCTACCTTTGAGTCCGGTCTATATCGGTTTATCACTACCAGCTTCAGGATGTCCCTGTTTATATCAGATACTATGCGTCCAGCTATTTCTTTTGGTGCTACACGCACTCTATTTGTAATTAATTGACCATCAACAACTTCGATCACATTTATATTTAGATTTACATTTGTATTTACGTTTATATCACCATACTTTAGTTCTTTGCTATTCACAGAGAAATCAGTCACTTCTCGTTTCCGTGCTTCAAACTTGTTCACCACCCTCGATACTTTCCTCGGTATCAGAGACACGCCTTCTTCTGCTACTAATGTGCCATTTATGTAGATACTTCTGATGTTGAAATCATCATCAACATCAACAACGATGAAATCCGCGTAATCACCCTTGCGCAGCAGTCCGACATCCAGTTTATAGTGCATAACAGGGTTCACGCATGCAACCCTGAGGACTTTCATCATATCTATGCCATAATCCAGTGCTCTCTTCACCAGTATATTTATATGCCCTTCTATCAGATCATCGGGATGCATATCGTCGGTACAGAACATGCAATTCTCGTAATGCTCATTCACTATTGGAATCAGTTCATCGAAGTTCTTTGCTGCTGAGCCTTCCCTGATCATGACTTTCATGCCAAGGGAGAGCTTTTCCAACGCCTCTGCCCTCGTGATGCATTCGTGGTCTGTGGATATACCACAGCTAACGTATTTCTTCAAATCAGAGCCACGCAGTCCGGGTGCATGTCCATCAATCGGTTTTGCATACTGTCTTGCGATACCAAGCTTTCTATGCATCTCCTCATCATCTTTAATCACGCCAGGGAAGTTCATCACCTCGCCAAGATATTTTATCTCATCCATCTGCAATAGTTCCTCTATCTCTGCTGAGCTTATAACTGCACCATTGGTCTCGAATGGTGATGCTGGTACACAGGATGGCGCGCCGAAATAGAATTTCAATGGCACGCCCTGACCTTCCTCTATCATATACCTCACACCTGCCACACCCAGCACATTGGCTATCTCATGCGGGTCTGATACCACTGCCACTGTGCCATGAACCACAGCTACTCTGGCGAACTCTGCGGGTGTGAGCATCGAGCT contains these protein-coding regions:
- the ade gene encoding adenine deaminase, which translates into the protein MKKVSGNIVDVMNGDIYPGTIVISDSRISDIIKEERECEHYIMPGFVDSHIHIESSMLTPAEFARVAVVHGTVAVVSDPHEIANVLGVAGVRYMIEEGQGVPLKFYFGAPSCVPASPFETNGAVISSAEIEELLQMDEIKYLGEVMNFPGVIKDDEEMHRKLGIARQYAKPIDGHAPGLRGSDLKKYVSCGISTDHECITRAEALEKLSLGMKVMIREGSAAKNFDELIPIVNEHYENCMFCTDDMHPDDLIEGHINILVKRALDYGIDMMKVLRVACVNPVMHYKLDVGLLRKGDYADFIVVDVDDDFNIRSIYINGTLVAEEGVSLIPRKVSRVVNKFEARKREVTDFSVNSKELKYGDINVNTNVNLNINVIEVVDGQLITNRVRVAPKEIAGRIVSDINRDILKLVVINRYRPDSKVAIGFVRNFGLKEGAIASSVAHDSHNIIAVGVSDDDICRAVNLIIENKGGISAVSGSKRLILPLPIGGLMSTWDYSMVATRYREIDSMAKALGSSLSAPLMTLSFMALLVIPKLKLSDKGLFDADESRFINFFSYSY